A single region of the Streptomyces vilmorinianum genome encodes:
- a CDS encoding S8 family serine peptidase has product MFSHISSRLRLSAVAAATLGSALALAAPVGAAHAAPTTIPEPSSASAATTATTTASAPAPAAWAAGTRAYLVITAPGDTTAVRTAVANNGGSVFASYDAIGVIVAHSTSANFASTMRAVSGVQQVGATRTSDIPADAYNPALPANPAQSATTLNESNRWDMTQIKADKAWAVTTGSATVKVGILDTGVDDQHQDIAPNFNAADSVSCAYGKADTRAGAWRDVGTHGTHVAGTVAAAKNGKGVIGVAPGVKISSVRIAEPTSSLFFAENTICGFMWAGDHGFKVTNNSYYTDPWQFNCPDNVDQAAIIEGVNRAQAYAEGKGSLQIAAAGNSNYDLANKTTDSESPNDSTPVTRTITNACIDIPTELPGVVTVAAMGNGNVKASYSNFGNGVIDIAAPGGDGTSGVYSTLPGGKYGSKSGTSMASPHVAGVAALLASVNPTYTPADIRAALASQANDTACPSDSRCTGTTVKNGFFGEGQTDALKAVGGSTPPPGAYFENLTDVAISDNTTVESPITVSGVSGNAPATLKVGVDIKHTYIGDLKVDLVAPDGTVYTLHNRSGGSADNILQTYTVNASSEVANGTWKLRVNDNANADTGRIDAWNLTF; this is encoded by the coding sequence TTGTTTTCCCACATATCCAGCCGTCTGAGACTCTCGGCCGTCGCTGCCGCAACCCTCGGATCGGCCCTCGCGCTCGCCGCGCCCGTCGGAGCCGCCCACGCCGCGCCGACGACCATCCCCGAGCCCTCCTCCGCCTCGGCGGCCACGACGGCGACGACCACGGCCTCCGCTCCGGCCCCGGCGGCATGGGCCGCGGGCACCCGGGCGTATCTGGTGATCACCGCTCCCGGTGACACGACGGCCGTGCGCACCGCCGTCGCCAACAACGGCGGTTCGGTCTTCGCCTCCTACGACGCCATCGGCGTGATCGTGGCCCACTCGACGTCGGCGAACTTCGCCTCGACGATGCGCGCGGTCAGCGGAGTCCAGCAGGTCGGCGCCACGCGCACCTCCGACATCCCCGCGGACGCCTACAACCCGGCGCTCCCCGCGAACCCCGCGCAGTCGGCGACGACGCTGAACGAGTCCAACCGCTGGGACATGACCCAGATCAAGGCCGACAAGGCCTGGGCCGTCACCACCGGTTCCGCCACGGTCAAGGTCGGCATCCTGGACACGGGCGTCGACGACCAGCACCAGGACATCGCGCCCAACTTCAACGCGGCCGACTCGGTCTCCTGCGCGTACGGCAAGGCGGACACCCGCGCCGGCGCCTGGCGTGACGTCGGCACCCACGGCACGCACGTGGCCGGCACCGTCGCCGCGGCCAAGAACGGCAAGGGCGTCATCGGCGTCGCGCCGGGCGTGAAGATCTCCTCGGTCCGCATCGCCGAACCGACCAGCAGCCTCTTCTTCGCCGAGAACACCATCTGCGGCTTCATGTGGGCCGGCGACCACGGCTTCAAGGTCACCAACAACAGCTATTACACGGACCCGTGGCAGTTCAACTGCCCGGACAACGTGGACCAGGCCGCCATCATCGAGGGCGTCAACCGCGCCCAGGCGTACGCCGAGGGCAAGGGCTCGCTCCAGATCGCCGCGGCCGGCAACTCCAACTACGACCTTGCGAACAAGACGACCGACAGCGAGAGCCCCAACGACTCCACGCCGGTCACCCGCACCATCACCAACGCCTGCATCGACATCCCGACCGAGCTCCCGGGCGTCGTGACGGTCGCCGCCATGGGCAACGGCAACGTCAAGGCCTCGTACTCCAACTTCGGCAACGGCGTCATCGACATCGCGGCCCCGGGCGGTGACGGCACCTCCGGCGTGTACTCGACGCTGCCCGGCGGCAAGTACGGCAGCAAGAGCGGTACGTCGATGGCCTCCCCGCACGTCGCGGGCGTCGCCGCGCTCCTCGCGAGCGTCAACCCGACGTACACCCCGGCCGACATCCGCGCCGCCCTGGCGAGCCAGGCGAACGACACGGCCTGCCCCTCCGACAGCCGCTGCACGGGCACCACGGTCAAGAACGGCTTCTTCGGCGAGGGCCAGACCGACGCGCTGAAGGCGGTCGGCGGCTCGACCCCGCCGCCCGGCGCGTACTTCGAGAACCTCACCGACGTCGCGATCTCCGACAACACCACGGTCGAGAGCCCCATCACGGTCAGCGGCGTGAGCGGCAACGCGCCGGCCACCCTCAAGGTGGGTGTCGACATCAAGCACACCTACATCGGTGACCTGAAGGTCGACCTGGTGGCCCCGGACGGCACCGTCTACACCCTGCACAACCGCAGCGGCGGCAGCGCGGACAACATCCTCCAGACCTACACCGTCAACGCCTCCTCCGAGGTCGCGAACGGCACCTGGAAGCTCCGCGTGAACGACAACGCGAACGCCGACACCGGCCGGATCGACGCCTGGAACCTGACCTTCTAG
- a CDS encoding M28 family peptidase, which translates to MDPAMGLGPDVPALARELTRRADPLRLRRDVEFLADRPRTRRGAPEAMLRAETHVTRELAAAGWWTERQPFEVRWRPGCTDRPGVPLSPLRVRLHRRLAGTNLLAGLPGADGRPTVLVGAHLDTVEGSPGADDNASGIAALLEIARLLGGLPRPPAVALMCFDMEELGFIGARVAARALRRERRVTGMICLESVGCFTTEPGTQLLPPGFGAVFPGVAAAVRADGLRGDFTLVVHRRSSDAAALLWGRAAGAAEPPMPAVTLCDPRPDGPLGALAGLAVPPVNHLGRSDHAAFWNAGIPAVMLTATANFRNPRYHRPTDIPDTLDYRRLTAVAVATAVTAALWRPAS; encoded by the coding sequence GTGGACCCCGCCATGGGCCTCGGCCCCGACGTGCCCGCGCTCGCCCGGGAACTGACCCGGCGGGCCGATCCGCTGCGCCTGCGGCGCGACGTGGAGTTCCTCGCCGACCGCCCCCGCACCAGGAGAGGCGCGCCCGAGGCCATGCTGCGGGCCGAGACCCATGTGACGCGGGAGCTCGCCGCCGCGGGCTGGTGGACCGAGCGGCAGCCCTTCGAGGTGCGATGGCGCCCCGGCTGCACCGACCGCCCCGGCGTCCCCCTGTCGCCCCTCAGGGTCCGCCTGCACCGGCGGCTCGCCGGAACGAACCTGCTGGCAGGGCTGCCCGGAGCGGACGGTCGCCCCACCGTCCTCGTCGGGGCCCACCTGGACACCGTCGAAGGAAGCCCCGGCGCCGACGACAACGCCTCCGGGATCGCCGCCCTGCTGGAGATCGCGCGGCTTCTCGGCGGGCTGCCACGGCCGCCCGCGGTCGCCCTCATGTGCTTCGACATGGAGGAACTGGGCTTCATCGGCGCCCGGGTCGCCGCCCGCGCACTGCGCCGCGAGCGCAGGGTCACCGGCATGATCTGTTTGGAGTCGGTCGGCTGCTTCACGACCGAGCCGGGGACCCAGCTGCTGCCCCCGGGGTTCGGCGCGGTCTTCCCCGGCGTGGCCGCCGCGGTGCGCGCCGACGGGCTGCGCGGCGACTTCACCCTCGTGGTCCACCGGCGCTCGTCGGACGCCGCCGCCCTCCTCTGGGGGCGGGCGGCCGGGGCGGCCGAGCCTCCGATGCCCGCCGTCACCCTGTGCGACCCGCGCCCGGACGGCCCGCTGGGGGCCCTCGCCGGCCTCGCCGTACCGCCGGTCAACCACCTCGGCCGCAGCGACCACGCCGCCTTCTGGAACGCCGGGATCCCGGCCGTCATGCTCACCGCTACGGCGAACTTCCGGAACCCGCGCTACCACCGGCCGACCGACATCCCGGACACCCTCGACTACCGGCGCCTGACGGCCGTCGCCGTCGCCACCGCCGTCACCGCCGCGCTCTGGCGGCCCGCCTCGTGA
- a CDS encoding sensor histidine kinase — MRRRAQALTPTGRVRRLRRRITALFALTSAVGLVSMAVLAVRSDDARWREQLDQAMNLDTTQAISLLTYDENDRLDTTDLVATMDTGCPQLTVLSVPRDRSTGPAVDYAPGRPCLAARPADVRAAAETAVRTEDVVAVDRHAADGRPVRLFAEPFFAPDAEGDEGRDGAVVTLYETSAAVADHRRTTWLLTAGCAVLVLLSAAVGHVLSGRAIRPALTALGQQEAFLADAAHDLRTPVASLRMLAETALRGDTDSGEVLRRTMRLADGMGGLVDGLLTRARLMTGVQTLAREPLRLDQLVEAVVEDTPAEGHRVTVRAEETVVVADPDLVRRAVANLLGNALVHGHAPDVPADVRIEVGRGGTVTVEDAGPGLPPGVADSLFERFRSGSGSTGLGLSIASWVAHAHGGSLSAGPGERGGARFVLRLPTEA; from the coding sequence GTGAGAAGGCGCGCTCAGGCGCTGACGCCCACCGGGCGGGTCCGGCGGCTGCGCAGACGGATCACCGCGCTGTTCGCCCTGACCAGTGCCGTGGGGCTCGTCTCGATGGCCGTCCTCGCCGTGCGCAGCGACGACGCGCGGTGGCGTGAGCAGCTCGACCAGGCCATGAACCTGGACACCACGCAGGCGATCAGCCTGCTCACGTACGACGAGAACGACCGGCTCGACACCACCGACCTCGTCGCGACCATGGACACCGGCTGCCCTCAGCTGACCGTCCTCTCCGTGCCGCGGGACCGGTCCACGGGGCCGGCCGTCGACTACGCCCCGGGCCGGCCCTGTCTGGCGGCCCGACCCGCCGACGTACGGGCGGCGGCCGAGACGGCCGTACGCACGGAGGACGTCGTCGCGGTCGACCGGCACGCGGCGGACGGCCGGCCCGTCCGGCTCTTCGCCGAGCCGTTCTTCGCGCCCGACGCGGAGGGCGACGAGGGCCGGGACGGTGCCGTCGTCACCCTGTACGAGACCTCCGCCGCCGTTGCCGATCACCGTCGTACGACCTGGCTGCTCACGGCGGGCTGCGCGGTCCTGGTGCTGCTGTCGGCGGCGGTCGGCCATGTGCTGTCCGGGCGGGCGATCCGCCCGGCGCTGACGGCGCTTGGTCAGCAGGAGGCGTTCCTCGCCGACGCCGCCCACGATCTGCGCACCCCGGTCGCCTCGCTGCGCATGCTCGCCGAGACCGCTCTGCGCGGCGACACCGACAGCGGCGAGGTGCTGCGCCGGACGATGCGGCTCGCGGACGGCATGGGCGGCCTCGTCGACGGGCTGCTGACCCGGGCCCGGCTGATGACCGGGGTGCAGACGCTCGCGCGGGAGCCGCTGCGGCTGGACCAGCTGGTGGAGGCGGTGGTCGAGGACACCCCGGCGGAGGGGCACCGGGTGACGGTACGGGCCGAGGAGACGGTCGTCGTGGCCGATCCCGATCTCGTGCGGCGCGCCGTGGCGAACCTCCTGGGCAACGCGCTCGTCCACGGCCACGCCCCCGATGTGCCGGCCGATGTCCGGATCGAGGTCGGGCGCGGGGGCACGGTGACGGTCGAGGACGCCGGTCCGGGGCTGCCTCCGGGGGTGGCGGATTCCTTGTTCGAGCGGTTCCGCAGCGGGTCGGGGTCGACCGGTCTCGGCCTGTCCATCGCCTCCTGGGTCGCCCACGCGCACGGCGGGAGCCTCTCGGCGGGGCCGGGTGAACGCGGGGGCGCGCGCTTCGTCCTGCGCCTGCCCACCGAGGCCTGA
- a CDS encoding response regulator transcription factor, producing MLLVEDDGDLRFGVAAALRAAGFAVDEVADLPQADEALFVTAYDCVVFDRMLPSGDAAAYVAELRRGGGAVPVLFLTARDTVADRVGGFASGGDDYLVKPFAVPELVARVGSLCRRAAVVRPPVHRVADLEIDTARRQVRRAGVLLTLTRREFAVLEVLAARGDRAVSRAELVESCWDEMAEPQSNVLEVLVSQLRRKLGDPPLIRTVRGVGYRLVPGDSE from the coding sequence GTGCTGCTGGTCGAGGACGACGGGGATCTGCGTTTCGGGGTGGCCGCCGCGTTGCGGGCCGCCGGGTTCGCGGTCGACGAGGTCGCGGATCTCCCGCAGGCGGACGAGGCGCTCTTCGTCACGGCCTACGACTGCGTGGTCTTCGACCGGATGCTCCCTTCCGGTGACGCCGCCGCGTACGTCGCGGAGTTGCGGCGCGGGGGCGGGGCCGTGCCGGTCCTCTTCCTCACCGCCCGGGACACGGTCGCCGACCGGGTCGGGGGCTTCGCCAGCGGCGGCGACGACTACCTGGTCAAGCCGTTCGCCGTGCCGGAGCTGGTCGCCCGCGTGGGGAGTCTGTGCCGCCGCGCCGCCGTCGTCCGGCCGCCCGTCCACCGGGTCGCCGACCTGGAGATCGACACCGCCCGGCGCCAGGTCCGTCGCGCGGGCGTCCTTCTCACGCTCACCCGGCGGGAGTTCGCCGTCCTGGAGGTCCTGGCGGCGCGCGGCGACCGGGCCGTGTCGCGGGCCGAGCTGGTCGAGAGCTGCTGGGACGAGATGGCGGAGCCGCAGTCCAACGTCCTTGAGGTACTGGTCTCCCAGCTCCGCCGCAAGCTCGGCGATCCGCCGCTCATCCGTACGGTGCGCGGGGTCGGCTACCGCCTCGTTCCCGGGGACTCGGAGTGA